The following are encoded in a window of Carya illinoinensis cultivar Pawnee chromosome 15, C.illinoinensisPawnee_v1, whole genome shotgun sequence genomic DNA:
- the LOC122296874 gene encoding uncharacterized protein LOC122296874, with protein sequence MDKQVVGSKSEDVTETDEAEKELEEVRLESKKHRLAASEMNKYHTEIQEIFKQVKINIPLLDAVQQVSLYIKFLNDLCIVKKKAFLTEQVSALILNKTPQKFGDPSSPHISIMIGESRIERALLDLRSSVNLLPFSVYEQLELGKLKKTFIILLLAHRSVKVPRGIVEDVLVYVDKFYYLVDFVVFDIQQPISTIHHAPVILRPPFLVTSNALINCRSGVLNLIFGNMTLEINVFNACKIPSGCGNSDVHVVDMVYDFDISELLSVFDYESASEDGFPEQSKVLVETIPTSLELT encoded by the exons atggaCAAACAGGTAGTTGGTTCTAAatctgaagatgtaacagagacggatgaagctgaaaaagaactaGAGGAAGTGAGGCTAGAGTCAAAGAAGCAT agattggcagctagCGAAATGAACAAATATCACACTGAGATTCAGgaaattttcaagcaagtaaagattaatattccactcttggatgccgtACAACAAGTGTcgttgtatataaaatttttgaatgacTTGTGcattgtgaagaagaaagccttcctaacagagcaagttagtgcactgATATTGAAcaagactcctcagaagtttggagatcccagCTCTCcccacatttccattatgattggtgagtcaCGCATTGAGAGAGCTCTACTTGATCTgaggagtagtgtgaacttgctaccattctcagtgtATGAGCAGTTGGAATTGGGTAAGCTGAAAAAGACCTTCATCATACTACTGTTGGCTCACAGATCAGTTAAAGTGCCAAGAGGTATAGTTGAAGATGTGCTGGTCTATGTGGACAAATTTTACTACCTAGTGGATTTTGTAGTTTTTGACATACAGCAGCCAATCTCCACTATTCACCATGCGCCTGTCATCCTTAGACCCCCATTTCTTGTTACCTCTAATGCACTTATCAATTGTCGAAGTGGAGTACTAAATCTCATTTTCGGGAATATGACATTGGAGATAAATGTGTTCAATGCTTGCAAGATACCTAGTGGATGCGGCAATTCAGATGTGCATGTTGTTGATATGGTGTATGATTTTGACATTTCGGAGTTGTTATCAGTATTTGATTACGAGAGTGCATCTGAGGATGGCTTTCCTGAGCAGTCTAAGGTTCTTGTTGAGACAATTCCAACGTCATTAGAATTAACATAA
- the LOC122295580 gene encoding zinc finger BED domain-containing protein RICESLEEPER 1-like: MASNMKRKFEKYWENMDNQNMLLYVGIVLDPRYKMRYLDFGLRKMYAYDQSKIIDMSWKVKNAFIRMYEAYIQNEEGSSPQRTSSPREDASPSTTQSTNRHAALMAQFKQELQSEDSLESRSEVDRYLAEKCEDEGDNFDLLNWWKVNSVRYRILSKVARDVLAIPVSTVASESTFSTAGRVLDPFRSSLNPMMVEALICAQNWLRSSSTPISLRTLMDEVEEFEKQIDMGELVGELAYSVEGSNEMATES, from the exons ATGGCCTCAAATATGaagagaaagtttgaaaagtattgggagaaTATGGATAATCAGAATATGCTGTTGTACGTTGGGattgttcttgatcctcgttacaagatgcgatatcttgactttgggttgagaaaaatgtatgcatatgatcaatcaaaaatcattgatatgagttggaaggtgaaaaatgcatttatccgcatgtatgaggcatacatccaaaatgaagaagggAGTTCTCCTCAACGCACAAGTTCCCCACGTGAAGATGCGAGTCCTTCCACAACTCAGTCTACGAATAGACATGCTGCATTGATGGCCCAATTTAAGCAAGAGTTACAGTCAGAAGACTCTTTGGAAAGCAGgtcagaggttgatagatatctagCTGAAAAATGTGAGGATGAAGGTGATAATTTTGACCTActaaattggtggaaggtgaattcagttagatatcgcatactttcaaaggttgcacgtgatgtacttgcaataccggTATCTACTGTGGCCTCTGAATCTACATTCAGCACTGCAGGTCGTGTACTTGACCCTTTCCGAAGTAGTTTAAATCCGATGATGGTTGAGGctctcatatgtgcacaaaattggctccgttcttcctctactccaataagccttaggactttaatggatgaagtggaggaatttgagaagcagatagatatgg GAGAACTTGTTGGGGAATTGGCTTATTCTGTAGAAGGATCAAATGAAATGGCTACCGAGTCTTAA
- the LOC122295581 gene encoding LEAF RUST 10 DISEASE-RESISTANCE LOCUS RECEPTOR-LIKE PROTEIN KINASE-like 2.7, translating to MDAPYFSTSLPSILLISFFIILTVLLLPPSYCIDDDLFYVECGRPYNCGSFRNIPFPFWIDDGRPDYCGRRDKGYELKCFNNEYPVLQFEELKFRVLNLNQSTNNMTIARMDLWGNLCPEKKQTTALNYNLYDYTSTVQNLTLFYRCLQASPRIDHLNAAQELGIMLTS from the coding sequence ATGGACGCCCCATATTTCTCTACATCTCTACCTTCCATCCtcctcatctccttcttcatcaTCTTAACAGTACTACTACTTCCACCATCTTACTGCATCGACGATGATCTCTTCTATGTGGAGTGCGGTCGTCCCTACAACTGTGGAAGCTTCAGAAACATTCCGTTCCCTTTCTGGATAGACGATGGTCGGCCGGACTATTGCGGGCGTAGGGATAAGGGGTACGAGTTGAAGTGCTTCAATAATGAATACCCTGTTTTGCAATTTGAAGAGCTGAAGTTCCGGGTACTGAATCTCAACCAGAGTACAAATAATATGACCATTGCAAGAATGGACCTCTGGGGAAATCTTTGTCCTGAAAAAAAGCAGACTACCGCGTTGAATTACAACTTGTATGATTATACTTCAACCGTTCAGAACCTAACTTTATTCTATCGCTGCCTTCAAGCCAGCCCTCGAATAGATCATTTGAATGCAGCCCAGGAGCTTGGAATAATGCTTACTTCGTAG
- the LOC122295577 gene encoding LEAF RUST 10 DISEASE-RESISTANCE LOCUS RECEPTOR-LIKE PROTEIN KINASE-like 2.1, with translation MKVPIFKTSALNGFLAGGETALPLLVEVLKEGFEVEYDRSLPVACTGCEHSGGRCGSNSTSRFVCFCRDGVRSLECVPNNSDGQKVSRLKVMIIAFASLSIVIGVLIIGLCFKRKFTSINIIHFFEKENPTHQSVETFLRNNGPFSIRRYSYSDIKKMTNFFRDQLGQGGYGCVYKGKLQDGSFVAVKVLKESKGDGEEFINEVKSISRTSHVNIVTLRGFCFEGSKRALIYEFMPNGSLEKFIYRKAPPKVDHHQLGWETLYMIAVGIARGLEYLHRGCNTRILHFDIKPHNILLDANFCPKISDFGLAKICPRENSIISMSGARGTVGYIAPEVFCRNFGRISHKSDVYSYGMMILEMVGAKNNIDVETDHTSETYFPHWIYRHLELDKELWMQGIIIEEDEQNIKKMLIVGLCCIQTDPSNRPTMSRVVDMLEGSLDSSQIPPKPFLSSTSRSLGDSSSTVALHYDSIIP, from the exons ATGAAAGTTCCCATTTTCAAAACGAGTGCTCTCAATGGCTTCCTTGCGGGTGGAGAAACAGCACTACCGTTACTGGTGGAAGTTCTGAAGGAAGGGTTTGAGGTGGAATACGATCGATCGTTGCCGGTTGCCTGTACTGGGTGTGAGCACTCAGGCGGAAGATGCGGCTCTAATAGCACCTCCCGGTTTGTCTGCTTTTGCCGTGACGGAGTGCGATCTCTTGAGTGTGTTCCAAACAACTCAGACG GCCAGAAGGTCAGCAGATTGAAAGTGATGATAATAGCATTTG CCAGTTTATCTATTGTAATTGGAGTTCTGATAATTGGCCTCTGCTTCAAGAGAAAGTTTACATCCattaatatcattcattttttcgaGAAGGAAAATCCAACCCATCAAAGTGTGGAGACATTTCTAAGGAATAATGGACCATTTTCAATAAGAAGATACAGTTACTcagatatcaagaaaatgaccAACTTTTTCAGAGATCAATTAGGCCAAGGAGGCTATGGTTGTGTCTACAAGGGAAAATTACAAGATGGTTCTTTTGTAGCAGtgaaagttttgaaagaatCAAAAGGAGATGGAGAGGAATTCATTAACGAGGTTAAGAGTATTAGTAGGACCTCCCATGTCAACATTGTTACTCTTAGAGGCTTTTGCTTCGAGGGTTCTAAAAGAGCTCTCATTTACGAGTTTATGCCTAATGGATCTCTCGAGAAGTTCATATACCGAAAAGCTCCACCAAAAGTTGATCATCATCAATTGGGATGGGAAACATTATACATGATTGCAGTTGGCATAGCTCGAGGATTAGAGTACTTACACAGAGGTTGTAACACACGAATCTTGCATTTTGACATCAAGCCTCACAACATTCTTCTGGATGCGAACTTCTGTCCAAAGATTTCTGATTTTGGCCTTGCAAAAATATGCCCTAGAGAAAATAGTATCATATCAATGTCGGGTGCAAGAGGCACCGTGGGATATATAGCTCCAGAAGTATTTTGTAGAAATTTTGGAAGGATCTCACATAAATCCGATGTTTATAGCTATGGAATGATGATTTTAGAAATGGTTGGGGCTAAAAATAATATAGATGTTGAGACTGATCATACCAGTGAAACATACTTTCCACATTGGATATACAGACACCTTGAACTAGATAAAGAACTATGGATGCAAGGTATCATAATTGAAGAGGACGAACAAAATATAAAGAAGATGCTAATAGTGGGTTTGTGTTGTATACAGACCGACCCGTCAAATCGTCCAACGATGAGTAGAGTTGTGGATATGCTAGAAGGAAGCCTTGACTCTTCGCAAATCCCACCGAAGCCTTTTTTGTCTTCCACATCACGATCTCTAGGTGATTCTTCGAGTACAGTGGCTCTCCATTATGATTCTATTATACCCTGA